In the genome of Cytophagia bacterium CHB2, the window ATGGGATAAACGCTCAGGCGGTAAAAAAGGTCCTTGCGAAAACGGCCCTGGCGGATTTCTTCGTCCAAATCGCGATTGGTCGCGGCGATGACGCGCGTTTTGACTTTGAGGGTTTTGGGATTGCCCAGACGCTCGAATTCACCATCTTGCAGCACGCGCAACAGCTTGGGTTGCAGCTCCAGCGGCAGCTCGCCAATTTCGTCCAAAAAAATCGTCGTGCCGTCCGCTAACTCAAAGCGGCCGAGCTGTTTTTCGACGGCGCCGGTAAACGCGCCCTTCTCATGGCCGAACAACTCGCTTTCGATCAAGTGGGAGGGCAGCGCGGCGCAATTCAACTTCACCAACGGGCGCTCGCGATACGGGCTAAGATGGTGAATGGCGCGCGCAAACAACTCTTTGCCCACGCCAGTCTCGCCGAGCAAAAGCACGGTGGTGTCGCCGGACGCGACTTGCTCGACTTTGTGGAGCACGTATTTCAGCGCCTCACTTTCGCCGATAATCTCGTCATAATTGTGCTCCAGCTTGATCTCCTGCTGAAGATAAATGTTCTCCGCCTGCAATTGTTCTTTCAACTGCGAGATTTCCATGAACGCTTGCCGCAGCGCTTCCTCGGCCTGCTGGCGCTTGATAATTTCTTTCTCCAGCGCTTTGTTTCTCGCTTTAATATCCGCTATTCTCAGGCGATGCGCCGAGAGGACGAGCCCGATAAGCGTGACCACACTCAAAATCCGAAACCAGAGCGTTTTCCACCACGGCGGGGTGACGATGATTTTGAGTGACGTGCCTGCTTCATTCCAAACGCCGTCGTTATTCGAGCCTTTCACGTGCAGAACGTATCCACCCGGATCGAGGTTGGTAAAGGTGGCCTCGCGATTCGTGCCCAGTTGAATCCACTGCTCGCGATAGCCTTCCAGTTTATAAGCATATTGATTCTTTTCCGGATTCCGGAAATTCAAGGCGGCAAATTCAAAGGAAATGATATTGTCTTTGTAAGAGAGATTGATCTCCCGCCGGGCGAAAATGCCTTTTTCGACAATCGCCACGCCCTCGGCGTCATCGGTATTATAGCGCTTAAAAGCCGTAATCACCACCGGCGGTATGAAAGGATTGTCTTTGATACTGTCGGGATGAAACGCGGTCACGCCGTTCATGCCGCCGAAAAACATCTCACCGTCGCGGCTTTTAAACCACGCCCCGCGATTGAATTCCTGGTGCGATAAACCATCCTCGACCGTATAGTTTTTGAACGCGGAAGCTGTCGACGTGAAACAAGCGATGCCGTTATTGGTGCTCAACCACAAACGGCCGTGATCATCTTCCAAAATGCCCCATATCGCACTGTTGGGCAGGCCGTCTTTCTCGGTATAATGTTGGAACTGTTCCGTGTGCCGGTCGAACGAGTCCAGCCCGCCGTCCGTTCCAATCCACAACCTGCCGGCGCGATCTTCATGGAGGGAGCGAATGACATTGTTGATCAAGCTGTGAGGATTCTTCTGGTCGTGAGCAAAGCGTTTGAAGCGGCCCGAGGCTGCATCAAACTGCTGAAGTCCGTCGTGCCAGGTCCCAACCCACAGCACGCCGGAATGATCAACAAAAAGCGGGCGGAGGTTGTTGCTGCCAAGTCCATTAGGATCATTCGGGTCCTGTTTGTACGCCGTGCGATGATATTGGCCGTCGTCGTTCCGTCGCAGCCGCACGAGCCCGCCGCTCGTTCCAACCCAAAGAGTGTTAGCGCCCGTGGAATCTTCGCAGATGGAAAAGATTTGCATTCGGCTCAGCACGCTGGGATTTTGCGGATCATCTTCCCAGCGGATCACCCCAAAGCGCCCGTTGCTTGTTCTTATCAGTTCGTCGGGGTCGAATTGTTTGAGCACGTAATCCGTTCCGACCCAAAGCATGCCGCGGCGGTCTTCGTAAATCACATTGACCTTGTTCTCATAATGCTTCTTCGAGAAGTTGCTGAAATAAACAGCCTGCTCTTGCCCGCGTTCGTCCCGTGTTCTGCGGAAGAAGCCGTTTTCCGTTCCAATCCAAAGGGCCCCACGGCGATCTTTGCAAATGGCCCAAATAATATTATGAGAAGAATTTTGAGAATTCTCAAGCTCGTTGACTAACGCCGTAAACGGCGCTCGACCGGGATCCAATTTATTCAATCCATTGTCCGTGCCAATCCACAGGGCGCCCGCACGGTCGCTACGCACGGAAAAAACGCGGTTATTGCTCAGGCTCTGTTTTGCGCTGCCTTCTGTACGAGACGCAGGATTGGGATTTTCGACATAATACGTGAATCGCCCGGTGGCGGGATCAAACCGATTCAGCCCGCCGCCCAGCGTGCCCAGCCAGAAAGTTCCAAAGCGATCTTCACAAATAGATCGCACTTCGGGATGACTCAGTTCATATCCCGATTGCCCTTGAAAAAATGAAGAAAGATCGGGATTCGGATCAAAAGCATAGCGTGTGAATTTTTGCGTGCTGCGATCAAATTGATTGAGTCCGCCCCGGCCCGTGCCAATCCACAACCTGCCGGCGCGATCTTCGTAAATGGCGCGCACGATATTGTCGCTCAAACTGTGAGCATCATTGGGGTCGTGGACAAAGCGGGTAAATTGTTTCGTAGCAGGATCAAGGCGATGCAATCCTCCGCCTTCCGTGCCAATCCAGATTGTACGCGAGCGATCTTCATAGAGGGCGCAGACCGTGGGATGGCCCAGGCTGTGGGGAGTTTGTGGGTCCGGCAGGAAACGAGTAAACGTGTTCGTGACGTGATCAAACTGATTAAGCCCATGCTCGGTGCCTATCCACAAGGCGCCGGTGTGATCTTCGTGGATGGTGTTAACTTTGTTTTCGCTTAAACTGTGAGGATTTCCGGGGTCGTGAACAAAGCGGGTAAATTGTTCGGTTGCGGGATCAAACCGATTGAGGCCGCCGCTGAAGGTTCCAACCCAGAGTGTGCCCGCGCGATCTTCATAAATTGACAAAATCCAATCTGACGAAATTGAGGTGGAATCCGCGGCTTCATTTTTATATGCCACAAAGTTGTAGCCATCGAATCTATTCAAGCCGTCGCCGGTGCCAAACCACATAAAGCCCCGGCGGTCTTGTAGCATGCAATGCACCGAGCTTTGCGAAAGCCCGTGCGCCACGGTGAGATGCTCGAATTTGAGCGGGCGCTCGCTAAAAGTCTGCGCGAGCAAAGTTGGCGTCAGCAACATCCGGGCGATGATTGCCGGAAATAAAAACCGAATAAAAAAACCAAGCCGTTTCGTTCGCATGACGACGCATCCATGATAGAACGGGAAAATGCAGTACGACTAAAAAATCAAGCCATCAAAATGTTAGGGAGAAATAGAGATGAGGCAAAATTAAGGCACTGCAACGCTGCCAATGCATGCGCTGCTATTTCAATCATTTGTGTTCAACAACTTTCATTAAAAACCGCGCAGAGCAATCGTCATCGCGGAGTAGCTCAAGTCTTTATCATTTGATCGACTCTGCCGCGGGATACGTTTCCAAAATTCCTTTCTCTGCCATGATTTTTTCAATGCGCGCACGATCGCGCGGCACAAAATCCGAGAGAATGTCCGCGCCCGTCGGCGTGATCACGATGACATCTTCCAGGCGAATGTAAATCTTTTCCTCCGGCACGCGCAGCGCCGGTTCGATGGTAAAAACCATGCCCGGTTTGAGCGGGCCGGTGTACGTTCCAACATCGTGCGTGGCCATGCCCACCCAATGGCCGAGATAGGTATCGGGATTGCTTGCCCCGCTGCGATAAGACTCCACAAAATTGCGCGCCGCCGTTTGATGATGCGGTTTGGAAAATTTCGCTTTCGCCAGCAAATCATCCATGATTTTAACCGCTTCCTGCTTGATCGCGGCCGCACTTACGCCCACGCGAATGGTTTTGAGAATCGCCTCGTAGCAGCCGAGATAAAAATCATACAGCTCGCGTTGCCACGCGTTGAACTTACCGTTCACCGGCCACATGCGCGTGACGTCGCTCATGTAGTATCCGAAATCCGGCGCAAAATCCATCAACAAAAAATCGCCGTCTTTCATTTGGCGCTTGCCGGCATTGTAATGCGGATACCACGCATTCGAGGCGCTCGCGATGAGCGAATAATACGCCTCGCCCTGCGCGCCGTTGCGAAAGTAAATAAACTTGGCCAAGCCATCCAACTCGTGCTCGAATTGTCCCGGCTGCGTCGAGCGCATCGCCTCGATCAGCGCAAGTCCCGACAAGCGCGTGGCTTTGTTGATCATGGCGATCTCTGCCGGACTTTTGATGAGGCGAAGCTCGTCGAGAATCGGCGTGAGGTTTTGAATGTCAAAATTTGGAAAACGTCGTCGCAAGAGATCAATGAAATAACTTTCGCGGCCCGGTCTGCCATCCCACTGATCGTTGGCAACATCACTGATAAAACGCAGAGCCAGGTCACGGCTCATAGCATAACCTTCCGCCGGACTGAAAGGCGTGAACAGCTTTTGCAGATTGACGTTGCGGGCATAACGCGCGAGATGCTCGCCGAGCAACTCCACGGGATAGACGGCTTCCAGGCCACTGAGTTGTATAATAAGCGAATCGTCTTCGGCTGACAAAAGCTTGCCTTCACTGCGTTCTCGTCCAACATTGCGATGCGGCAAATACAGCGAAGCGCGGCGCCGGCCGCCGTCGAGCAGCAAATAAGCATGCGGCGACTCGATGCCGCAGAGATAATAAAACTCATTTGATTGCCGGAAGCGCACGTAGCCTGCCGGACTAGGCGCGCCCTGGACCACGGCAAGCGCATCTTTGCCGATGGCATCATAAACCGCATTGCGGCGCTGCGCAAACTCTGCCGGCGTGAAATCTTTGGTGAAGAGGGAAAAGCCTTCTTGGGCGAGGGAGATGTTCGAAAGAGATAAGATGAGACCGAGACAGAAAGTTTTTGTTGGTGACATCGAGAAGCTCCAGCCAAGTGAGCATCTTTTGAATAAATCAAAAAAGCGAAACCCCAACGGATAACCGCTGCCAACAGATGAGAATTTTCATAACGAAATCCGTTGGCAGCTTTTATCAGTTGAGACAATCCCTTTTGCTACTTCGCTTCCCCCTTCTCAATCTTCGCCCACGAGTCCTTCAATGAGACAATGCGATTAAAAACCGGTTTGCCAGGTTTTGAGTCAACCGCATCAGCACAAAAATAACCCAGGCGCTCGAATTGATAACGGCTACCGGGCACGGCATGCGCCAAGCTCGGTTCGAGATAACAATCCCGCAACGTTTCCAAAGAATTCGGATTGAGCTGCGCGATGAAATCACTACCGTCTTTGTTGTCTTCGGGATTTTCTTTGACAAACAGCCGATCGTACAATCTCACCTCGGCTTTTACAGCGCTGGCTGCCGCCACCCAATGAATCGTGCCTTTGACTTTGCGGCCATCGGGCGAATCGCCGCCGCGCGTTGCCGGATCATAGGTGCAATGCAGCTCGATAATTTCGCCGGTTTTCTCGTCCTTCACGACATTGGTGCAGGTGATGAAATAAGCATAACGCAGCCGCACTTCGCGGCCCGGCGCGAGACGGAAAAATTTCTTTGGCGGGTCTTCACGAAAATCCTCGCGCTCGATATAAAGCACGCGGCCGAACGGAACCTTGCGCGTGCCCGCAGCCGGGTCTTCGGGATTATTAACCGCGTCCAATTCTTCGATCTGATTTTCGGGATAATTTGTTATCACCACGCGCAACGGCTGCAAAACCGCCATGACGCGCGGCGCGTGCCGGTTGAGATATTCGCGCACGCAAGCTTCGAGCAAGGCAATGTCAACCGTGCTGAAACTCTTGGCCACGCCGATGCGATCGCAAAAATCACGAATCGCTTCCGGCGGATAACCGCGCCGGCGCATGCCCGCGAGCGTAGGCATACGGGGATCATCCCAGCCCGCAACATGTTTCTGTTCGACAAGCTGCAAGAGTTTGCGCTTGCTCATGATGGTATAACCGAGATTTAGCCGGGCAAATTCGATCTGCTGCGGATGATGAATGCCGAGCGCATCGAGAAACCAATCATAAAGCGGGCGATGATCTTCATATTCCAGCGAGCATAGCGAATGCGTGATGCCCTCGATGGAATCCGACTGGCCGTGCGCCCAATCATACATGGGATAGATGCACCATTTGTCGCCGGTGCGATGGTGGCTGGCCTTGCGAATGCGATACATCACCGGATCACGCAGGTTGAGATTGGGCGAGGCCATGTCGATTTTCGCGCGCAGCACCTTGGCGCCATCGGCAAACTCGCCACGGCGCATGCGCTCGAATAAATCCAAATTTTCCGCCACCGTCCGCTCGCGATACGGGCTGGGCTTGCCGGGCTCGGTCAACGTGCCGCGATAGTCGCGAATTTCATCCGCGCTGAGATCATCGACATACGCTTTGCCGGCTTTGATAAGCTGCACCGCGAATTCATAAAGCTGCTCGAAATAATCCGAGGCAAAGTAAAGATGCTCGCCCCAATCATAGCCGAGCCAGCGAATGTCGGCCATGATGGAATCGACGTATTCCTGCTCTTCCTTGGTGGGGTTGGTGTCATCGAAACGGAGGTGGCAACGGCCGCCGAATTCCTGCGCCATGTTAAAATCAATGCTGATGGCTTTGGCATGGCCGATATGCAAATAGCCGTTGGGCTCCGGCGGAAATCGCGTGATGACTTTCCCACCAAAGCGGCCCGAGCGGTTATGTTCTAGTATCATGTCGCGGATAAAATGGGATACTGCTGGTGTTGACTCGTGGTTTGGCATAAAAATGGAATCCTTTGTGGTTACTTCAGTTTGAGAAAAACCTATAGAAAATCAAGCCCAAACAATCCAACTGCTTGCAAGTTGATTTTATTTTAAGTAGTTTTGTCTGTCTGTTCAAATAAAAGCGAAAAATGGCTACAGCCAAACACATCAATTACTGGCTAACTAGCGCTGAACATGATCTCATCTCGGCAGAAACTCTGTTCGAGCATCAACGCTACGATTGGTGCCTTTTTATTGGGCATTTGGGCATCTGGTGATTGAAAAAGTGCTCAAGGCATTTTTTGTGCGAGACAACCCTGGCGCACCAGTGCCCTTGGTTCACAACCTTCTCAAATTGGCCGAGAAAACCAAATTGCACTTCACCACCGAGCAAAAGGCGTTATTGGCAGAAATCAATCAATTCAATCTCAAGGCGCGATACCCCGATTATAAATTTGAGTTTTATCAAAAATGCACTCGCGCATTCGCACAAAATTATTTTGATAGAATCAAGGAGTTTCGGCAATGGCTGTTGCAGCAAATATGACGGATAAGATTCAACGTCTTATTCAATTGACCAACCCAAGCCTTCGTTTGGAGGCCGTTTATCTCTTCGGATCGTCAGCCAGAGGGACAACACATGCCTGGAGCGATATCGATCTGGCCATCGTTTCACCGGATTTCAGCGGCGACAGCTTTGAAGACAGCAAACGGCTCATACCTTACATCCTGCAAGTGGATTCCGGCATTGAAGCCCACCCCTTCCGGCCGGAAGATTTTTCGACAGACAATCCCTTCGTGAAAGAGATTGTGGACACGGGTTTGCGCATTTTATAGCTTTCTTCTGCCAACCGGATTCAAACCGATATTTCCACGCCTGGCACGATCAGATCCTCAATCGTGCATTTGTTTATTCATGCAGAATATAGTCACATTACGCCTTGCCGTCAATTCTTTATTTTCATATTTGACGCGGTTGTAAAATCCCTTG includes:
- a CDS encoding nucleotidyltransferase domain-containing protein; the protein is MAVAANMTDKIQRLIQLTNPSLRLEAVYLFGSSARGTTHAWSDIDLAIVSPDFSGDSFEDSKRLIPYILQVDSGIEAHPFRPEDFSTDNPFVKEIVDTGLRIL
- a CDS encoding aminopeptidase P family protein, which codes for MSPTKTFCLGLILSLSNISLAQEGFSLFTKDFTPAEFAQRRNAVYDAIGKDALAVVQGAPSPAGYVRFRQSNEFYYLCGIESPHAYLLLDGGRRRASLYLPHRNVGRERSEGKLLSAEDDSLIIQLSGLEAVYPVELLGEHLARYARNVNLQKLFTPFSPAEGYAMSRDLALRFISDVANDQWDGRPGRESYFIDLLRRRFPNFDIQNLTPILDELRLIKSPAEIAMINKATRLSGLALIEAMRSTQPGQFEHELDGLAKFIYFRNGAQGEAYYSLIASASNAWYPHYNAGKRQMKDGDFLLMDFAPDFGYYMSDVTRMWPVNGKFNAWQRELYDFYLGCYEAILKTIRVGVSAAAIKQEAVKIMDDLLAKAKFSKPHHQTAARNFVESYRSGASNPDTYLGHWVGMATHDVGTYTGPLKPGMVFTIEPALRVPEEKIYIRLEDVIVITPTGADILSDFVPRDRARIEKIMAEKGILETYPAAESIK
- a CDS encoding glutamine--tRNA ligase/YqeY domain fusion protein, whose product is MPNHESTPAVSHFIRDMILEHNRSGRFGGKVITRFPPEPNGYLHIGHAKAISIDFNMAQEFGGRCHLRFDDTNPTKEEQEYVDSIMADIRWLGYDWGEHLYFASDYFEQLYEFAVQLIKAGKAYVDDLSADEIRDYRGTLTEPGKPSPYRERTVAENLDLFERMRRGEFADGAKVLRAKIDMASPNLNLRDPVMYRIRKASHHRTGDKWCIYPMYDWAHGQSDSIEGITHSLCSLEYEDHRPLYDWFLDALGIHHPQQIEFARLNLGYTIMSKRKLLQLVEQKHVAGWDDPRMPTLAGMRRRGYPPEAIRDFCDRIGVAKSFSTVDIALLEACVREYLNRHAPRVMAVLQPLRVVITNYPENQIEELDAVNNPEDPAAGTRKVPFGRVLYIEREDFREDPPKKFFRLAPGREVRLRYAYFITCTNVVKDEKTGEIIELHCTYDPATRGGDSPDGRKVKGTIHWVAAASAVKAEVRLYDRLFVKENPEDNKDGSDFIAQLNPNSLETLRDCYLEPSLAHAVPGSRYQFERLGYFCADAVDSKPGKPVFNRIVSLKDSWAKIEKGEAK
- a CDS encoding AAA family ATPase — protein: MRTKRLGFFIRFLFPAIIARMLLTPTLLAQTFSERPLKFEHLTVAHGLSQSSVHCMLQDRRGFMWFGTGDGLNRFDGYNFVAYKNEAADSTSISSDWILSIYEDRAGTLWVGTFSGGLNRFDPATEQFTRFVHDPGNPHSLSENKVNTIHEDHTGALWIGTEHGLNQFDHVTNTFTRFLPDPQTPHSLGHPTVCALYEDRSRTIWIGTEGGGLHRLDPATKQFTRFVHDPNDAHSLSDNIVRAIYEDRAGRLWIGTGRGGLNQFDRSTQKFTRYAFDPNPDLSSFFQGQSGYELSHPEVRSICEDRFGTFWLGTLGGGLNRFDPATGRFTYYVENPNPASRTEGSAKQSLSNNRVFSVRSDRAGALWIGTDNGLNKLDPGRAPFTALVNELENSQNSSHNIIWAICKDRRGALWIGTENGFFRRTRDERGQEQAVYFSNFSKKHYENKVNVIYEDRRGMLWVGTDYVLKQFDPDELIRTSNGRFGVIRWEDDPQNPSVLSRMQIFSICEDSTGANTLWVGTSGGLVRLRRNDDGQYHRTAYKQDPNDPNGLGSNNLRPLFVDHSGVLWVGTWHDGLQQFDAASGRFKRFAHDQKNPHSLINNVIRSLHEDRAGRLWIGTDGGLDSFDRHTEQFQHYTEKDGLPNSAIWGILEDDHGRLWLSTNNGIACFTSTASAFKNYTVEDGLSHQEFNRGAWFKSRDGEMFFGGMNGVTAFHPDSIKDNPFIPPVVITAFKRYNTDDAEGVAIVEKGIFARREINLSYKDNIISFEFAALNFRNPEKNQYAYKLEGYREQWIQLGTNREATFTNLDPGGYVLHVKGSNNDGVWNEAGTSLKIIVTPPWWKTLWFRILSVVTLIGLVLSAHRLRIADIKARNKALEKEIIKRQQAEEALRQAFMEISQLKEQLQAENIYLQQEIKLEHNYDEIIGESEALKYVLHKVEQVASGDTTVLLLGETGVGKELFARAIHHLSPYRERPLVKLNCAALPSHLIESELFGHEKGAFTGAVEKQLGRFELADGTTIFLDEIGELPLELQPKLLRVLQDGEFERLGNPKTLKVKTRVIAATNRDLDEEIRQGRFRKDLFYRLSVYPITVPALRKRQQDIPLLVGAFVQRFSKKLGKSIDAIPQKTMQALQQYAWPGNVRELQNVIERAVVTTVDNTLRIELPALSNATATGAKTLEDIEREHILKTLEATQWKIEGAEGAAARLGLNPSTLRSRMNKLGIRRV